The following coding sequences are from one Sphingobium sp. Cam5-1 window:
- a CDS encoding capsular biosynthesis protein → MRLRSTAGAPPQLMPGGGTAALRPRGRDKQSLAKLAVDHGFLAESDVTRVDMHAREHGLAFHEAAVEMGALDAEAANLLAALAGGFSLLPAGDERIDPAVVAAFDPASPYAAKVRTIRAKMRSAAKAGDPSALRLAVLSVDAGDEAAVMAANLAVVLAQMDGQTMLIDVDMGNPSLDRLFRVANKAGLAEQLMGSAALLPAAKTAIDGLWLMTAGRVSGSASSLITRGPLADTANGWGLKETSMLFYLAERKGEQTPVGSILAGFDAVVIVARRGDTAIADLRRIIDDLDRQGVPIAGTVIA, encoded by the coding sequence ATGAGACTGCGTTCCACGGCAGGCGCCCCACCCCAGTTGATGCCCGGCGGCGGGACCGCCGCGTTACGCCCGAGAGGACGGGACAAGCAGAGCCTCGCGAAGCTGGCGGTCGATCACGGGTTCCTGGCGGAATCCGACGTCACCCGCGTTGACATGCATGCGCGCGAACATGGCCTTGCCTTCCATGAGGCAGCTGTTGAGATGGGCGCGCTGGATGCCGAGGCGGCAAATCTGCTGGCGGCGCTGGCAGGCGGCTTTTCGCTGTTGCCGGCGGGTGACGAGCGGATCGACCCGGCGGTGGTCGCAGCCTTCGACCCCGCAAGTCCCTATGCAGCCAAGGTCAGGACGATCCGGGCGAAGATGCGGTCAGCCGCGAAGGCGGGCGATCCATCCGCACTGCGGCTGGCGGTGCTGTCCGTCGATGCCGGGGATGAGGCCGCGGTCATGGCCGCGAACCTTGCCGTCGTACTGGCGCAGATGGACGGGCAGACGATGTTGATTGACGTCGATATGGGCAACCCGTCCCTCGACCGGCTGTTCCGGGTAGCGAACAAGGCTGGTCTCGCCGAACAGTTGATGGGTAGCGCAGCGTTGCTGCCCGCAGCCAAGACGGCGATCGACGGATTGTGGTTGATGACCGCAGGGCGCGTTTCCGGCAGTGCGTCGAGCCTGATCACGCGCGGCCCGCTGGCCGACACGGCCAACGGATGGGGCCTTAAGGAAACATCGATGCTGTTCTACCTTGCCGAGCGCAAGGGCGAGCAGACCCCGGTTGGCAGCATATTGGCGGGTTTCGACGCCGTGGTCATCGTGGCGCGGCGGGGCGATACCGCGATCGCCGATTTGCGCCGCATCATCGACGATCTGGACCGGCAGGGCGTGCCGATCGCCGGGACGGTCAT
- a CDS encoding GNVR domain-containing protein has translation MTMNPIDLLSAVQARWRTAALLGGALFLIIAILAFIQPRQYAATSSLLLDLSQTDPTDANNQPGVRVEVDSILGTQTDVIRSAKVINAVAKEAGFVDALPKDIPLDARVQQAADRVRANLTVTTGRQSNVLQLQYLDADPAIAAKVANLAAQIYMREQVELRASPARGSAKWFDEQTQEVRRRYELAQKRLSDFQRAHDIIGINRMDLEAEKLKNMSYQLTQAQAEAAAARSKAGAGSVSDIEGSLIVQNLQEQVATQSGRVSELSKTLGPNHPSMVAANAQLSELQSKLAAARSSQAGAVNANSVAANRREGDLKSNMAGQEDRMIRMSEVQDQLMVLQRDVDAARQTYDTVRQRFNEATLKSQISQPNASLLDKASVPLMPAKPNLMLWLIAGVALGLIGGVAAVVIAEILKPRVRSAAGVAKATEVEVITEMLPVPTRGGWFLKRQEAA, from the coding sequence ATGACCATGAACCCGATCGATCTGCTGTCGGCCGTGCAGGCGCGATGGCGGACGGCAGCGCTGCTGGGTGGCGCGCTGTTCCTGATCATCGCCATATTGGCGTTTATCCAGCCGCGCCAATATGCGGCAACATCCTCACTGCTGCTGGACCTGTCGCAGACCGACCCCACGGACGCCAACAACCAGCCTGGCGTCCGGGTCGAGGTCGACAGCATCCTCGGCACGCAGACCGACGTCATCCGATCCGCCAAGGTGATCAATGCCGTGGCAAAGGAAGCCGGTTTCGTCGATGCCCTGCCAAAGGACATTCCCCTGGACGCGCGTGTGCAACAAGCCGCTGACCGGGTGCGAGCCAATCTGACCGTGACGACGGGACGGCAGAGCAATGTGCTGCAATTGCAGTATCTGGATGCCGATCCGGCGATAGCAGCCAAAGTCGCGAACCTTGCCGCCCAGATTTACATGCGTGAGCAGGTCGAACTGCGCGCCTCCCCCGCGCGTGGTTCCGCCAAATGGTTCGACGAGCAGACGCAGGAAGTGCGCCGCCGCTATGAACTGGCGCAGAAGCGTTTGTCCGATTTCCAGCGGGCGCATGACATTATCGGCATCAACCGCATGGACCTTGAGGCCGAAAAGCTGAAGAACATGTCCTATCAGCTGACGCAGGCGCAGGCCGAGGCGGCGGCGGCACGGTCAAAGGCTGGCGCGGGGTCCGTTTCGGACATCGAAGGATCGCTGATCGTCCAGAATTTGCAGGAGCAGGTGGCGACACAGTCCGGGCGGGTTTCGGAGCTGTCGAAGACATTAGGTCCGAACCACCCGAGCATGGTCGCGGCCAATGCGCAATTGTCGGAACTGCAATCCAAGCTGGCGGCGGCGCGGTCGAGCCAGGCGGGTGCGGTGAATGCAAACAGCGTCGCTGCAAACCGCCGTGAAGGCGACCTCAAATCCAACATGGCGGGCCAGGAAGATCGCATGATCCGGATGTCGGAGGTGCAGGACCAACTGATGGTCCTGCAACGGGATGTGGATGCCGCGCGACAGACCTACGATACGGTTCGGCAGCGCTTCAACGAGGCCACGCTGAAAAGCCAAATCTCGCAGCCCAATGCAAGCCTGCTGGATAAAGCTTCCGTTCCGCTGATGCCCGCCAAGCCCAATCTGATGCTGTGGCTGATCGCCGGGGTCGCCCTGGGCCTGATCGGCGGGGTGGCGGCAGTCGTGATCGCCGAGATTCTGAAGCCCCGCGTTCGATCCGCCGCTGGCGTCGCGAAGGCGACGGAAGTGGAAGTCATTACCGAAATGCTGCCGGTCCCGACCCGGGGCGGCTGGTTTCTCAAAAGGCAGGAGGCCGCATGA
- a CDS encoding ATP-binding protein, with product MTTIDHGFAQDRSSGMRDWLLSFRRSTARAETPNGGPRATMAEPLLLDTPVAPGFRQQQDEVTDVPRALSMGAMAAPLKPISLRRDSIYSAFSTAMPVTDRHGLAGRNSELEKLVEAIVVQRKHAVIFGTRGSGKTSLARVFGDLADEAGCIALYGSASGDADFDALFRPFLSELPMSPGGQEKARKLMNETIDGTRLANLLVEDVRQRTILILDEYDRVRSDEAKADVATLLKLLTDIHSPVQVVLVGIAGDVDGLIAAHPSLRRHIAPQRVAPIPKPELERLLMSCADNARLRLDPDALDALAGAAMGSPYHARLFGMQAALVTESAGRERMTLADVEQGLASALEDWAEMSGATHALFRRVLWEANASRRMIALAGVAASQMSVISYERLVRLGHEVLGGGSINEGQAADAMRRLEPALTPMPGGELFMFEDTLAPQFLLLMAKQPVPATPPAPTPAEEMRAMLRGVDGL from the coding sequence TTGACGACAATCGATCATGGCTTCGCGCAGGATCGGTCCAGCGGCATGCGGGACTGGCTCCTGTCCTTTCGCCGCAGCACGGCACGTGCCGAGACTCCCAATGGTGGGCCTCGCGCAACAATGGCTGAGCCTCTGCTGCTCGACACGCCCGTGGCGCCCGGGTTCCGGCAACAGCAAGATGAGGTGACGGATGTACCACGCGCTCTTTCGATGGGGGCGATGGCCGCGCCCCTGAAGCCGATCAGCTTGCGGCGGGATTCCATCTACAGCGCTTTCAGCACGGCGATGCCGGTGACGGATCGTCATGGGCTGGCGGGGCGGAATAGCGAGCTGGAAAAGCTGGTCGAGGCCATTGTCGTTCAGCGGAAGCATGCGGTGATCTTTGGAACGCGCGGGTCGGGCAAGACTTCGTTGGCGCGGGTTTTTGGTGATCTGGCGGATGAGGCCGGATGCATCGCGCTTTATGGGTCGGCTAGCGGGGATGCGGACTTCGACGCGTTGTTCCGGCCGTTCCTGAGCGAATTGCCGATGAGTCCGGGGGGGCAGGAAAAAGCGCGGAAATTAATGAATGAAACCATTGATGGAACGCGGTTGGCGAACCTGTTGGTCGAGGACGTACGTCAGCGTACTATCTTGATCCTGGATGAGTATGACCGGGTCCGGTCCGACGAGGCAAAGGCGGATGTGGCGACGCTGCTCAAGTTGCTGACCGATATTCATTCGCCAGTTCAGGTGGTGCTGGTCGGCATCGCTGGCGATGTGGATGGGCTGATCGCGGCGCATCCGTCCTTGCGGCGGCATATCGCGCCTCAGCGGGTTGCGCCCATCCCAAAGCCGGAGTTGGAGCGGCTGTTGATGAGCTGCGCGGACAATGCGCGGTTGAGGCTTGATCCCGACGCACTTGATGCGCTGGCGGGGGCGGCGATGGGGTCGCCATACCATGCGCGGCTGTTCGGCATGCAGGCGGCGCTCGTCACCGAATCAGCCGGGCGCGAACGCATGACGCTGGCCGATGTGGAGCAGGGCCTCGCGTCGGCGCTGGAAGATTGGGCGGAGATGAGCGGGGCGACCCATGCGCTGTTCCGCCGCGTGCTTTGGGAAGCCAATGCGAGCCGCCGGATGATCGCGCTGGCAGGCGTGGCTGCTTCGCAGATGTCGGTCATCTCCTACGAGCGGCTCGTTCGGCTGGGCCATGAGGTGCTGGGCGGCGGATCGATCAATGAAGGTCAGGCGGCCGATGCGATGCGGCGGCTGGAACCCGCCCTTACGCCAATGCCCGGTGGCGAGCTGTTCATGTTCGAGGACACGCTGGCGCCGCAGTTCCTGTTGTTGATGGCGAAGCAGCCGGTGCCAGCGACGCCCCCCGCCCCCACCCCCGCCGAAGAAATGCGGGCCATGTTGCGAGGAGTTGACGGGCTATGA
- a CDS encoding polysaccharide biosynthesis/export family protein, protein MKAEALLTSLSIFLAVAAAAPAGAQTAEMAVTTAPPSAKPEADAGYQLGPDDEVRIAIFGQPDLSSTTRIKADGTVTLALIGPVQARGKTTSQLAQAIAASYASGGFLANPSVNVEVSNYVSRFVTVLGNVPQAGNYPLDRNYTVASMLAKAGGSTKDGANAVILTPADGSGAVRISLADMAVGGSRQLKPGDILFVPPAEKVYVYGQVQQPGAFSFAPGQSFRQALALAGGPTLAGSTKRIKVRRGGKEIQANLDDPVQPEDVLIIREKLF, encoded by the coding sequence GTGAAAGCAGAGGCTCTCCTGACCAGCCTTTCGATCTTCCTTGCAGTCGCCGCGGCAGCACCCGCTGGCGCGCAGACGGCCGAAATGGCGGTCACTACTGCGCCGCCGTCGGCCAAGCCCGAAGCCGATGCGGGTTATCAATTGGGGCCTGACGACGAAGTAAGGATTGCGATCTTCGGTCAACCAGACCTGTCATCCACTACTCGCATCAAGGCAGACGGCACCGTCACTCTCGCCTTGATCGGGCCGGTCCAGGCGCGAGGCAAGACGACGTCGCAACTGGCTCAGGCAATCGCGGCCAGTTACGCGAGCGGAGGCTTCCTCGCCAATCCTTCGGTCAACGTCGAGGTGAGCAATTATGTCAGCCGCTTTGTGACCGTTCTGGGCAATGTTCCTCAAGCGGGCAATTATCCGCTGGATCGCAACTATACGGTCGCGTCGATGCTTGCCAAGGCTGGCGGCTCGACGAAGGATGGCGCCAACGCCGTCATCCTGACGCCAGCCGATGGCAGCGGTGCCGTCCGCATCTCACTCGCCGACATGGCTGTCGGGGGCAGTCGCCAGCTAAAGCCTGGAGACATCCTGTTCGTCCCGCCAGCCGAGAAGGTTTATGTCTACGGCCAGGTGCAGCAACCTGGCGCCTTCTCGTTCGCGCCGGGCCAGAGCTTCCGCCAAGCGCTCGCGCTGGCGGGAGGGCCAACGCTCGCAGGTTCTACCAAGCGCATAAAAGTACGCCGGGGAGGCAAGGAAATACAGGCGAACCTGGATGATCCGGTTCAGCCTGAAGACGTCCTCATAATCCGGGAGAAGCTGTTTTGA
- a CDS encoding outer membrane beta-barrel protein, protein MGLHATAGVDLLYDDNVYRVDDRLENPTDDIIVTPWAELTYGKPIGRHDLLLRGRVGYDRFISEGQRSKLRLDAEAKAIIRFGATCSITPVASYRQQRADYGDINQQTENLQRFTTFGADLSCERPGLFPVASYRRDMTRNDNAFDYADQTSDTFVAGIGYNMPSLGTLTAFYERVNSDRNNLGIENRTNSYGLRFKRAVSPITQLDAEVRWLDVSSDSAAVGNYDGLGWDVSISTSIVPRLKLTATTERSIVNDSLIASGFAIRTRYRLEGEFNISELTSAGLYGELERRRFRQDPALRPFSITADRNQRFGAMLKRKLSDRVDISLDAQRYKRRTDTDVAEYSGTQVTLGTAIRF, encoded by the coding sequence ATGGGCCTCCATGCGACGGCTGGCGTCGACCTTCTATATGACGACAATGTTTATCGTGTGGATGATCGGCTGGAGAATCCCACCGACGACATCATCGTAACGCCTTGGGCTGAACTGACTTATGGAAAGCCGATAGGACGACATGACCTGCTGCTGAGAGGCCGGGTCGGCTATGATCGGTTTATTTCAGAAGGGCAGCGCAGCAAATTGCGGCTCGATGCCGAAGCGAAGGCAATCATTCGTTTTGGCGCGACCTGTTCCATCACGCCCGTTGCATCTTACAGGCAGCAGCGCGCCGATTATGGCGACATCAATCAGCAAACGGAAAATCTGCAGCGGTTCACCACTTTTGGCGCAGACCTGAGTTGCGAGCGCCCGGGCCTGTTCCCGGTGGCATCCTACCGTCGCGACATGACACGCAACGATAACGCCTTCGATTATGCGGATCAGACGAGCGACACATTTGTAGCCGGGATCGGCTATAACATGCCGAGCCTCGGTACGCTGACCGCCTTTTACGAGCGCGTGAACAGCGACCGAAACAACCTTGGCATCGAAAATCGAACCAATAGCTATGGCCTGCGGTTCAAGCGTGCGGTGTCTCCAATCACGCAACTTGATGCCGAGGTGCGCTGGCTGGATGTGAGCAGCGATTCGGCAGCCGTTGGCAATTATGACGGCCTAGGCTGGGATGTGAGTATTTCAACCAGCATCGTTCCCCGGCTCAAACTGACAGCCACGACAGAACGCAGCATTGTTAACGACAGCCTGATAGCCAGTGGTTTTGCCATCCGGACCAGATATCGACTGGAAGGCGAGTTCAACATTTCAGAGCTCACCTCGGCCGGACTCTACGGCGAACTGGAGCGGCGCAGGTTCCGCCAGGACCCCGCTTTGCGGCCATTTTCCATAACCGCCGACCGCAACCAGAGGTTCGGAGCGATGCTGAAACGCAAGCTGTCGGATCGCGTCGACATCTCGCTCGATGCGCAACGCTACAAGCGGCGCACCGATACGGATGTGGCTGAATATAGCGGAACCCAGGTGACACTGGGCACGGCGATCCGATTTTGA
- a CDS encoding sugar transferase: protein MSKIDLAIEGFPGRQPTTSAVQRNARLWLCLLLVAADMAALATGFGLGLRAAGVPLLFSGLWQPLGGGMIVYGIVAFHNQAFNPVCLTQLTPSLRNASLALAGTLLIFLLTVFSLKATGQLSRLGISAGILCSATLLVMQRLIIVRTVRRHFSDNLFAQLMIIDGGMIPEDVSGMVIVDAEGAGIKADLDDPYMLHRLGTLLRDFDRVIISCPADRKTDWAQMLKGGNILGEIIVPELDSMAPLAVQTYRGVSTLVVARGPLNLANRAQKRLLDIAITVPLLIALTPLLVAIAIAIRLDSPGPIFFKQERIGRGNRLFHILKFRSMRVEQCDAAGASSTRRDDDRITRVGAFIRKTSIDELPQLINVLLGEMSLVGPRPHALGSTAEEQLFWQVDRQYWHRHALKPGITGLAQIRGFRGATETRRDILNRVEADLEYLHGWSLMRDIAILIGTFNVLIHRNAY from the coding sequence ATGTCGAAAATCGATCTGGCGATCGAGGGATTTCCCGGTCGCCAGCCTACAACATCCGCCGTTCAGCGGAACGCAAGGCTTTGGCTGTGCCTATTACTCGTGGCAGCGGATATGGCCGCTCTCGCAACTGGCTTTGGTCTTGGCTTGCGGGCGGCTGGCGTGCCCTTACTCTTCTCGGGGCTATGGCAACCACTTGGCGGGGGCATGATCGTCTACGGGATCGTCGCCTTCCACAATCAGGCATTCAATCCCGTCTGCCTGACCCAATTAACGCCCAGCTTGCGCAATGCATCGCTTGCCCTGGCTGGGACGCTGCTGATCTTCCTGCTCACGGTTTTCTCGCTGAAGGCGACCGGTCAGCTTTCGCGGCTGGGCATTTCGGCGGGCATTCTTTGCAGTGCGACTCTGTTGGTTATGCAGCGCTTAATTATCGTTCGCACGGTGCGGAGACATTTCAGCGACAATTTATTCGCACAACTGATGATCATCGATGGCGGCATGATTCCTGAAGATGTCAGCGGCATGGTAATTGTCGACGCGGAAGGTGCGGGCATCAAGGCAGACCTAGACGATCCTTATATGCTGCACAGGTTAGGCACCTTGCTACGCGATTTCGACCGTGTGATCATATCCTGTCCTGCCGATCGCAAGACGGATTGGGCTCAAATGCTCAAGGGCGGCAATATCCTGGGCGAGATCATCGTGCCGGAACTGGATTCGATGGCGCCCTTGGCTGTGCAAACTTACCGCGGCGTTTCCACTCTCGTCGTGGCGCGTGGTCCTCTCAACCTCGCGAACCGCGCGCAAAAGCGGCTTTTGGATATTGCCATCACCGTACCGCTGCTGATCGCACTGACGCCCTTGCTGGTTGCGATCGCGATCGCGATCCGGCTCGATTCGCCCGGCCCCATCTTCTTCAAACAAGAACGTATCGGTCGCGGAAATAGACTGTTTCACATTCTCAAGTTCCGAAGCATGCGGGTTGAACAATGCGATGCCGCTGGCGCCTCGTCCACACGACGGGATGATGATCGCATCACTCGAGTAGGTGCGTTCATCCGCAAAACCAGCATTGATGAACTGCCTCAACTAATCAATGTTCTGCTAGGCGAGATGAGCCTGGTGGGGCCGCGTCCTCACGCTCTGGGCTCGACGGCGGAAGAACAGCTGTTCTGGCAAGTCGACCGCCAATATTGGCATAGGCACGCGCTGAAACCGGGCATCACGGGCCTTGCTCAAATCCGCGGATTCCGTGGCGCTACCGAGACGCGCAGGGACATTCTCAATCGCGTGGAGGCCGACCTGGAATATCTCCACGGCTGGAGCCTGATGCGCGACATCGCCATCCTGATCGGTACATTCAACGTCCTTATTCATCGCAACGCTTACTAA
- a CDS encoding response regulator transcription factor: protein MAHILVADDDDLLGELVRFKLEAAGHDVTIKQDGASALREARRGEYDLLVLDAMMPVMSGPDVLRTLAEERPGMPVVMLTSRKAQADILAALTAGARDYLTKPFIPDELVVRVNAILKSARPVQ, encoded by the coding sequence GTGGCGCATATCCTGGTCGCAGACGATGACGATCTGCTGGGCGAACTGGTTCGGTTCAAGCTCGAAGCGGCAGGTCATGATGTTACGATCAAGCAGGATGGCGCATCTGCGCTTAGAGAAGCTCGGAGAGGCGAGTATGATCTTCTCGTACTCGATGCCATGATGCCGGTAATGTCCGGTCCCGATGTGCTCAGGACTCTCGCAGAAGAGAGGCCTGGGATGCCGGTTGTCATGCTGACGTCGCGGAAGGCGCAGGCTGACATATTGGCGGCGCTGACCGCTGGCGCTCGTGACTATTTGACGAAACCGTTCATCCCGGATGAACTTGTTGTGCGGGTAAACGCCATCCTGAAATCTGCGAGGCCCGTTCAATGA
- a CDS encoding YaiO family outer membrane beta-barrel protein has translation MSLLVLAIAAATVTPDGPIVSQRAELIAQARAALARQDFAAAVGRLEQADSANPNDAEILRMLGSAYAFDKRYPQAISTLRRAELLAPEDLDIRAALARAYLWSGDRAAAERELVAMEQRSPANADAIALRRQLDDRDPASAAPMNWGLAATQSVSRVSFANRPSQTWYDTNIALFGAIDSKTSAALTVEREDRRSFADTRLETRIDRRFGNKSRTFLALAVTPNANFREKWGVTAGVEADIASFATVLADLRHAEYRDASVTVFQPGVRLAAQKLGLAATVRMINLWDEDGTHRWGVSGRLDRAFSGGATLYAGAATYPDTEAGITRQVHSLFAGATMPIADKVSLRAGVDYDRRRATYRRTGGTLGLQVRF, from the coding sequence ATGAGCCTGCTCGTTCTGGCGATTGCAGCGGCAACCGTCACGCCGGATGGCCCGATTGTTTCGCAGCGTGCGGAGTTGATCGCACAAGCACGGGCAGCCTTGGCACGGCAAGACTTCGCTGCTGCAGTTGGCAGGCTGGAGCAGGCGGATTCCGCCAATCCAAATGATGCGGAAATCTTGCGCATGCTTGGCAGTGCTTATGCCTTTGACAAACGCTATCCACAGGCAATCTCAACGCTCCGTCGGGCAGAACTGCTGGCACCAGAAGACCTCGACATCCGCGCAGCGCTGGCGCGCGCTTACCTGTGGTCTGGTGATCGGGCAGCGGCAGAGCGGGAGCTTGTCGCCATGGAGCAGCGCTCTCCAGCAAACGCGGACGCTATTGCCCTCAGGCGTCAATTGGACGATCGCGATCCTGCCAGTGCCGCGCCGATGAACTGGGGTTTGGCGGCCACGCAGAGCGTTTCCCGCGTGTCCTTTGCCAATCGGCCCAGCCAAACCTGGTATGACACGAATATCGCTCTTTTCGGCGCCATTGACTCCAAGACGTCGGCAGCCTTGACCGTGGAAAGAGAAGACCGGCGATCATTTGCTGACACCCGCCTGGAGACCCGCATCGACCGTCGGTTTGGCAACAAGTCTCGGACCTTCCTCGCTTTAGCCGTGACGCCGAACGCGAACTTCCGGGAAAAATGGGGCGTGACAGCTGGAGTAGAGGCGGACATTGCCTCATTTGCTACGGTGCTGGCTGATCTGCGGCATGCGGAATATCGCGATGCGTCGGTCACCGTCTTTCAGCCCGGCGTTCGGCTTGCAGCGCAAAAGTTGGGACTGGCCGCCACCGTCCGGATGATCAACCTGTGGGATGAAGATGGCACCCACCGGTGGGGCGTGTCGGGCCGATTGGATCGCGCCTTCTCGGGCGGGGCAACACTCTATGCTGGAGCAGCCACCTATCCCGATACGGAAGCGGGGATAACCCGGCAGGTTCATTCCCTGTTCGCGGGCGCGACGATGCCGATCGCTGACAAGGTCTCACTTCGGGCAGGGGTCGACTATGACCGCCGTCGCGCTACCTACAGGCGGACAGGTGGAACTCTAGGTCTTCAGGTCAGGTTCTGA